One Desulfobulbus oligotrophicus DNA segment encodes these proteins:
- a CDS encoding MDR family oxidoreductase → MTTTNTFTALVVEREGKELVSSLKQLSVDDLPDEDVLIQVDYSTVNYKEGLGFADRNKIFRIFPIVPGVDLAGTVVESKSVAFKPGDKVVLNGWSVGERYWGGYSQMAKIRSDFLVHLPQGMDTRKAMLIGTAGYTAMLMVMTLEEAGVKPDSGPILVTGATGGVGGNAVAILHKLGYEVTALTRSQDPSVHEYLKKIGAREVACGEEWSKAPAPLEAQKWAGAIDNVGSIVLARILAELKYGGCVAACGLAGGFDLPTTVMPFILRGVSLRGVDSVSCPTPRRIAAWERLVTDISDEALATINTVIPLQDVPRYAGELLAGKITGHLMVDVNA, encoded by the coding sequence ATGACAACGACCAATACTTTTACTGCCCTTGTAGTTGAGAGAGAAGGTAAAGAGCTGGTTTCGTCCTTGAAACAGCTGAGCGTGGATGATCTGCCTGATGAGGATGTACTGATTCAGGTCGACTATTCAACCGTGAACTATAAAGAGGGGCTGGGATTTGCCGATCGAAACAAGATATTTCGCATCTTTCCCATTGTGCCGGGCGTTGATCTGGCCGGTACGGTGGTTGAATCAAAGTCTGTCGCCTTTAAACCCGGTGATAAGGTTGTTTTAAACGGCTGGAGTGTCGGCGAGCGCTATTGGGGCGGCTACTCGCAGATGGCGAAGATCAGATCTGATTTTCTTGTCCATCTTCCCCAGGGAATGGACACGAGAAAGGCCATGCTCATCGGCACTGCCGGGTACACAGCCATGCTCATGGTTATGACGCTGGAAGAGGCCGGAGTAAAGCCGGACAGCGGGCCGATCCTTGTTACCGGTGCCACCGGTGGCGTGGGGGGTAATGCAGTGGCTATCCTTCACAAGCTGGGCTATGAGGTGACAGCACTGACCCGATCGCAAGACCCTTCCGTTCATGAATATCTGAAAAAGATCGGAGCCCGGGAGGTTGCCTGCGGTGAGGAGTGGTCCAAGGCGCCGGCACCGCTGGAAGCCCAGAAGTGGGCAGGCGCCATTGATAATGTCGGCAGCATTGTGCTGGCGCGGATTCTGGCGGAGCTGAAGTATGGCGGCTGTGTGGCAGCCTGCGGACTTGCCGGTGGATTTGATCTGCCGACAACTGTTATGCCCTTTATCCTGCGCGGTGTGAGTTTAAGAGGCGTTGATTCGGTGAGTTGCCCGACACCTCGCAGAATTGCGGCCTGGGAGCGACTGGTCACTGATATTTCCGACGAAGCCCTGGCAACAATCAACACCGTCATCCCGCTGCAAGACGTCCCCCGGTATGCCGGGGAGCTCCTGGCAGGAAAAATTACCGGCCATCTCATGGTTGATGTCAACGCTTAA
- a CDS encoding Fic/DOC family protein, with protein MAKYEGKDHYLDPETGVLKNKLGLTDEEELKEAEASLAAWRSFQLANSPIKGRFDLDHLKAIHKHLFCDVYEWAGELRNIDLAKENSYFANHKHIVSAARPVFEKLADEGYLKGVDAAAFSARAAYYLGEINALHPFREGNGRAQREFINHLAYRNGYFIEWKNITQKEMIQASVESFHHADNTKFAAFIRDNLRELPASDPVKTTPIKKTRNRFEPD; from the coding sequence ATGGCAAAATACGAGGGCAAAGACCATTACCTTGATCCCGAGACAGGCGTTCTGAAAAACAAACTTGGTCTTACGGATGAGGAAGAGCTCAAGGAGGCGGAAGCCTCTTTGGCGGCTTGGCGTAGCTTTCAACTCGCCAACAGCCCCATCAAAGGGCGTTTTGATCTCGATCACCTCAAAGCAATTCACAAACATCTTTTTTGTGATGTGTACGAATGGGCGGGTGAACTTAGAAACATCGATCTGGCCAAAGAGAACAGCTATTTTGCCAATCACAAGCACATTGTTAGCGCGGCACGGCCAGTATTCGAGAAGTTGGCCGATGAAGGCTACCTGAAAGGAGTGGATGCCGCCGCGTTCAGTGCGCGTGCCGCCTACTATCTTGGAGAGATAAACGCCTTGCATCCTTTCCGTGAGGGCAACGGAAGAGCGCAGCGCGAGTTCATCAACCACCTGGCTTACAGAAACGGCTATTTCATCGAATGGAAGAACATAACCCAAAAGGAGATGATCCAAGCATCGGTGGAATCCTTCCACCATGCCGATAACACAAAGTTTGCCGCTTTTATCCGTGATAATTTGCGGGAGCTTCCAGCCTCAGATCCCGTCAAAACAACCCCGATCAAGAAGACCAGAAACCGGTTTGAGCCGGATTAG
- a CDS encoding efflux transporter outer membrane subunit, translated as MNILFAHCRKIFLPSCLACTLALTGCTSMSNLGPMLEPKPLDRYELSRSFEAIASEWPTDTWWKQYGDPQLNSIMQEALAQAPSLAAAAARVRLAEATVRQSGSSLLPQISGNANVTRSYQETVSGEGMERWSTNPRATLDLAWELDFFGRNRKALEAALSSEQASRADEAQARLTLTASIASSYAELMGQYRLHELALRTLAIREESTRLVSLRHAQGFETKAALEQAESTESTARSQVIQSEEDIRQTQFAIAALMGAGPDRGLHIHLPERPTLKIQGLPKTILSDLLGRRPDVVASRFQTEAAAYRVGETKAAFYPSFNLTALFGLQSIGMSDFIDPASKIASFGPSLTLPIFQGGRLEGQHLGARAEYDEAVANYDATVANALQEVASALTGIRSVNDQTGHATLAEDKAREAYTLTKTRYEGGLATYLEVLTAENTYIAARQSFITIETRAFSLNVSLIKALGGGIATSF; from the coding sequence ATGAACATATTATTTGCCCATTGCAGAAAAATTTTCCTGCCCTCCTGCCTTGCCTGCACTCTCGCTCTGACGGGTTGTACAAGCATGAGCAACCTCGGCCCCATGCTGGAACCCAAGCCTCTGGATCGTTACGAACTCTCCCGGAGTTTTGAAGCTATTGCTTCCGAGTGGCCCACTGACACCTGGTGGAAGCAGTATGGCGACCCCCAGCTGAACAGCATCATGCAGGAAGCTCTGGCGCAGGCGCCTTCCCTGGCCGCTGCCGCCGCCCGCGTCCGCCTTGCGGAAGCAACCGTCAGACAGAGCGGCTCCAGCCTGCTCCCCCAGATCAGCGGCAACGCCAATGTGACCCGTTCCTACCAGGAGACCGTTAGCGGTGAAGGCATGGAAAGGTGGAGCACCAACCCCAGAGCGACCCTTGACCTTGCCTGGGAGCTGGATTTCTTCGGACGTAACCGCAAGGCCCTGGAAGCGGCCCTTTCCAGCGAACAGGCTTCCAGAGCCGATGAAGCGCAGGCACGGCTGACCCTGACAGCCTCCATCGCATCCTCTTATGCCGAATTGATGGGACAGTACCGCCTGCATGAACTTGCCTTGCGAACCCTTGCCATCCGTGAAGAAAGCACCCGCCTGGTCTCACTGCGCCATGCTCAGGGTTTTGAAACCAAAGCAGCTCTTGAGCAGGCCGAAAGTACCGAATCCACGGCCCGTAGCCAGGTGATCCAGTCTGAAGAAGATATACGCCAGACCCAATTCGCCATTGCAGCCCTCATGGGAGCCGGCCCTGATCGCGGACTGCATATTCACCTGCCCGAAAGGCCCACTCTGAAAATACAGGGCCTGCCCAAAACCATTCTCTCCGACCTTTTGGGGCGCAGGCCGGATGTCGTGGCTTCCCGTTTTCAGACTGAAGCGGCCGCCTATCGGGTGGGCGAAACAAAGGCAGCCTTTTATCCCAGCTTCAATCTGACCGCCCTTTTCGGCCTTCAGTCCATCGGCATGTCCGATTTTATCGACCCGGCTTCGAAAATCGCCTCCTTCGGTCCCTCGCTTACCCTGCCCATCTTTCAGGGCGGGCGCCTTGAGGGCCAACACCTCGGCGCAAGGGCGGAATATGACGAAGCTGTGGCCAATTACGATGCCACAGTTGCCAATGCTTTACAGGAGGTGGCTTCGGCCCTGACAGGCATCCGCTCCGTCAACGACCAGACCGGACACGCCACGCTGGCGGAAGACAAAGCCCGCGAAGCCTATACACTGACCAAAACCCGGTATGAAGGCGGCCTCGCCACCTATCTGGAAGTACTGACCGCTGAAAATACCTATATCGCAGCCCGGCAGTCCTTCATTACTATTGAAACCCGCGCCTTCAGCCTGAATGTGTCTCTTATCAAGGCCCTTGGCGGAGGTATTGCAACCTCTTTCTAA
- a CDS encoding LysR family transcriptional regulator, which produces METIASIRTLAGKDLNLLVVFRAVAETGSVTKAAHLLSLSQPAVSHALRRLRESLDDPLFVRGKSGLVLTSHAQTLIEPVKDVLARADSIFARASFDPARENRVFRLAASDFTASTMFPRLFQKLRAVAPGIRLDVSNVHRNVFDFLEEGSLDLCFIINNVAPKRFRSVDLLSDKFVGVMHKNHPLASSATQPQGISMEDYLAYPHVEVSINDSRDNLLRKKLHELGYERNVRAFLANFASGLATLEGTDLLMTIPRRLGASFIKMFGLVAFPLPFDLESHTHIVIWHERTDNEPGLSWLRQLIVINSQFID; this is translated from the coding sequence ATGGAGACCATTGCCTCAATACGCACCTTGGCGGGAAAGGATCTCAATTTACTGGTGGTGTTCCGCGCTGTGGCGGAAACCGGCTCAGTGACAAAGGCCGCGCACCTCCTTTCCCTGAGCCAGCCCGCTGTGAGTCATGCCTTGCGCAGACTGCGGGAGTCCCTGGATGATCCGCTTTTTGTCCGCGGAAAAAGCGGACTTGTGCTTACTTCGCATGCTCAGACATTGATAGAACCGGTAAAGGATGTACTGGCCAGAGCGGATTCCATTTTTGCCCGGGCCAGTTTTGATCCGGCACGGGAAAACCGTGTGTTCAGGCTGGCAGCTTCCGATTTTACCGCATCGACCATGTTTCCCCGCCTGTTTCAGAAGCTGAGGGCCGTTGCACCCGGTATCCGGTTGGATGTCAGCAATGTACACCGGAACGTTTTTGATTTTCTGGAAGAAGGAAGCTTGGATCTATGTTTTATCATTAACAATGTTGCGCCGAAACGCTTTCGCTCTGTGGACCTTCTCAGCGATAAATTTGTGGGGGTTATGCATAAAAACCACCCCCTGGCATCGTCGGCGACACAGCCCCAGGGTATTTCCATGGAAGACTACCTCGCATATCCGCATGTTGAGGTCAGTATTAACGACAGCAGGGACAATCTGTTGCGTAAAAAACTCCATGAACTGGGATATGAACGGAATGTCAGAGCCTTTTTGGCCAACTTTGCCAGCGGCTTGGCAACCTTGGAAGGCACCGACCTGCTTATGACCATACCCCGGCGGCTGGGTGCATCCTTTATCAAGATGTTCGGTCTGGTGGCTTTTCCTTTACCCTTTGATCTGGAAAGCCATACCCACATCGTTATCTGGCACGAACGCACAGATAACGAACCTGGTCTGTCCTGGCTGCGCCAGCTCATCGTCATCAACAGTCAGTTTATTGATTAA
- a CDS encoding hotdog family protein has translation MGTVTAGAKIPCRVARTLDKGDFSLLHQLTWFNMAVHSNAEYAKNTWFKERSLAGPLIFSVVDGLVHHADTIAELLAQDGYEIYAYIGVDNMKITSPVLFGDTLRADAEVVDLRPTKNPERFLFIYKNKGYNQRDQQVIEYQTTMLVMKKA, from the coding sequence ATGGGTACAGTAACAGCAGGAGCAAAGATTCCGTGTCGTGTCGCCAGAACCCTGGATAAGGGCGATTTTTCCCTCCTGCACCAGCTCACCTGGTTCAACATGGCGGTTCACAGTAATGCCGAGTATGCAAAAAACACCTGGTTTAAGGAGCGTTCACTGGCCGGGCCTCTTATTTTTTCGGTGGTTGACGGCCTTGTCCATCATGCGGATACGATTGCCGAGTTGCTGGCACAGGATGGGTATGAAATCTATGCCTACATCGGTGTGGACAACATGAAGATCACCTCTCCGGTCTTGTTTGGCGATACGCTTCGTGCTGATGCTGAAGTTGTTGACCTTCGACCAACGAAAAACCCGGAACGGTTTTTGTTTATCTACAAAAACAAGGGATACAACCAGCGGGATCAGCAGGTCATTGAATATCAGACAACCATGCTGGTTATGAAAAAGGCCTGA
- a CDS encoding HlyD family secretion protein produces MNHDTQTPDTQTSGTQTPGAQPSTAPALRIKTSFKLIPWAVLALTLVMILLMIVRWEFFEASSRFQYTNNAYIQGDVTLVDAQISGYVKSVNFADFQRVKANDLLVELIDDEYRATAMRAEAELERSKSQLLNLDNEVALQQAAIDQARAEADRSASSLDLAKRDYDRFRALSSTGAVTGQEFDNAKTALDEAQAAYRANKAAVAYAQRQLEVLEGERAQRQASLTAAQADLETAKINLAYTRIIAPVDGQVSSRKIQVGTLVNPGTQVAALVHEAEPYIIANYKETQLSRMAEGQTVLVRVDAFPDAPLEGIVERISPASGSTFSLLPSDNATGNFTKVVQRIPVRIVLKKGQQLTTSLRVGMSVTTEVDTGNGGPQ; encoded by the coding sequence ATGAACCACGATACTCAAACTCCTGATACTCAGACTTCCGGTACCCAGACTCCCGGTGCCCAGCCTTCCACGGCCCCGGCTCTCCGAATCAAGACCTCGTTCAAACTTATCCCCTGGGCTGTTCTTGCCCTTACACTCGTCATGATTCTTCTGATGATCGTCCGCTGGGAATTCTTTGAAGCGTCTTCCAGGTTCCAATATACGAACAATGCCTATATTCAGGGCGATGTCACGCTGGTGGACGCCCAGATCAGCGGCTATGTGAAGTCGGTCAATTTTGCGGACTTCCAAAGGGTAAAAGCCAACGATCTGCTTGTGGAACTGATAGATGACGAATATCGCGCCACCGCCATGCGAGCCGAGGCCGAACTGGAACGGAGCAAATCCCAGCTTTTGAACCTTGACAACGAAGTAGCGTTGCAACAGGCCGCCATTGATCAGGCTCGGGCCGAGGCGGATCGCAGCGCCTCCTCTCTGGATCTTGCCAAACGCGACTATGACCGCTTCCGCGCTCTTTCCAGCACAGGTGCCGTTACCGGGCAGGAATTCGATAATGCCAAGACAGCCCTGGACGAAGCACAGGCCGCCTACCGTGCCAACAAGGCCGCCGTGGCATACGCCCAACGACAGCTTGAAGTGCTTGAGGGCGAAAGAGCCCAGCGGCAGGCATCCCTTACAGCAGCGCAGGCCGATCTGGAAACCGCGAAGATCAACCTTGCCTATACCCGCATCATCGCCCCTGTGGACGGTCAGGTAAGTTCACGCAAAATCCAGGTCGGCACACTCGTTAACCCCGGAACCCAGGTTGCCGCTCTTGTACACGAGGCTGAGCCGTATATTATCGCCAACTACAAGGAAACCCAGCTTTCTCGTATGGCCGAAGGCCAGACGGTTCTTGTCCGGGTGGACGCTTTTCCCGATGCCCCCCTGGAAGGCATAGTGGAAAGAATATCTCCTGCCAGCGGCAGCACCTTTTCCCTGTTGCCCTCGGATAACGCCACCGGCAATTTCACCAAGGTGGTTCAGCGTATTCCCGTCCGTATAGTCCTGAAGAAAGGTCAGCAGCTTACCACCTCTCTGCGCGTCGGTATGTCTGTCACCACCGAAGTCGACACCGGTAACGGAGGCCCGCAATGA
- a CDS encoding ABC transporter ATP-binding protein: MQALRFLLPFLKPYKRLAIGALICLVGLVIFDLSIPRLVQRIIDQGIRVHDQEVVLYTGLLMLCISLLSLAMAVANNYLSVKVGEGVARDLREAVFLQIQDLSFGNLDRMQTGGLMVRLASDTAAVQRIVNISLRIGTRAPLLMLGSLLLMVDTSPSLALRLLPLILLTLAIVTVFMLRMEPLFLMVQQQFDRLNTVLQENISGVRLIKAFVRADHERARFSEVNTVFTGYSIRILRTISTMSPLLTLCVNAGIVLVIWHGGLAAIQGELTVGQIVAFTNYLLTTLTPLAMMAMLSNAWANGLASIRRIKELLETVPEVTDMATGAATPLSALGEGPLGVSFCGVSFRYNQVDPAGNGEKGEWILCDIDLAVKPGSTVAILGATGAGKSTLINLIPRFYDVIGGSILVNGVDIRELRQQDLRALIAVVPQETILFSGTVADNIRYGKPGATLTEVETAARAAQAHDFIVRLPERYETRIEERGGNLSGGQRQRVAIARAILYQPRLLILDDSTSALDVDTEARLQQALTQLPFAHTSLLVAQRVSTVLAADSIVILDKGRVVSQGSHEELLAHCSIYQEIYASQLGDPELSASMFSEAVQP; this comes from the coding sequence ATGCAAGCTCTCCGGTTTCTTCTCCCTTTTCTCAAGCCGTACAAACGTCTTGCCATTGGTGCGCTTATCTGCCTTGTGGGCCTGGTGATCTTTGACCTTTCCATTCCCCGGCTCGTTCAACGCATCATTGATCAGGGTATTCGCGTCCACGATCAGGAGGTGGTGCTCTACACCGGACTTTTAATGCTGTGCATCTCTCTGCTCAGCCTTGCCATGGCAGTGGCCAACAACTACCTGTCGGTCAAGGTCGGTGAAGGTGTGGCCCGCGACCTGCGTGAGGCGGTCTTTCTTCAGATTCAAGACTTAAGCTTTGGCAATCTTGACCGCATGCAGACCGGCGGTCTGATGGTTCGACTGGCCAGTGATACTGCTGCAGTGCAACGGATTGTCAACATCAGTCTGCGTATCGGCACCCGGGCTCCCCTGCTCATGCTCGGCAGCCTCCTCCTCATGGTGGATACCAGCCCCTCTCTTGCTCTGCGGCTGCTGCCGTTAATCCTGCTGACGCTTGCCATTGTCACCGTGTTTATGCTCCGCATGGAACCTTTATTCTTAATGGTGCAGCAGCAGTTTGATCGCCTCAACACCGTACTTCAGGAAAATATCTCCGGCGTGCGTCTTATCAAGGCTTTTGTCCGTGCTGATCACGAACGCGCACGGTTCAGTGAGGTCAACACCGTTTTTACCGGTTATTCAATTCGTATTCTCCGAACCATCTCCACCATGTCACCACTGCTCACCCTGTGTGTCAACGCCGGTATTGTCCTGGTTATCTGGCATGGCGGGCTGGCTGCAATCCAGGGCGAGCTGACAGTGGGACAGATTGTCGCCTTTACCAACTACCTGCTGACCACCCTGACCCCATTGGCAATGATGGCCATGCTCTCCAATGCCTGGGCCAACGGTCTGGCCTCAATCAGACGTATTAAAGAACTTCTGGAGACAGTTCCTGAAGTGACGGATATGGCAACAGGCGCTGCAACACCCTTGTCTGCTCTGGGGGAAGGACCTTTGGGGGTCAGTTTTTGTGGAGTCAGCTTTCGCTACAATCAGGTTGATCCTGCAGGTAACGGTGAAAAAGGCGAATGGATCTTGTGTGACATTGACCTTGCAGTCAAACCAGGCAGCACAGTGGCCATACTGGGTGCCACCGGTGCCGGTAAATCGACTCTTATCAACCTGATACCAAGATTTTACGATGTCATCGGCGGCAGCATTCTGGTCAATGGTGTGGATATTCGAGAGCTTCGTCAACAGGATCTGCGAGCTCTCATTGCCGTGGTGCCGCAGGAAACCATTCTCTTCTCCGGCACTGTGGCCGACAACATCCGGTATGGAAAACCAGGGGCCACCTTAACCGAAGTTGAAACCGCTGCCCGTGCGGCCCAGGCCCATGACTTTATTGTACGTCTTCCCGAGAGGTATGAAACCCGTATCGAAGAACGCGGCGGCAATCTCTCCGGTGGGCAGCGGCAGCGTGTTGCCATTGCCCGTGCCATACTGTACCAACCCCGGCTGCTTATTCTTGACGACAGTACCAGCGCCCTTGATGTAGACACCGAAGCACGATTGCAGCAGGCCCTGACTCAACTGCCCTTTGCTCATACCAGTCTGCTGGTAGCACAGCGGGTAAGCACGGTACTAGCAGCAGACAGCATCGTTATTCTTGACAAAGGGAGAGTTGTCAGTCAGGGAAGCCATGAGGAACTTCTTGCGCACTGTTCCATCTATCAGGAGATCTATGCCTCACAGCTCGGAGACCCTGAGCTGTCGGCGTCGATGTTCTCAGAGGCGGTGCAGCCATGA
- a CDS encoding ABC transporter ATP-binding protein has protein sequence MSQESAPRSARAGLAPPRPGAVGRIETAVNPKGALQRLLPYLRPFTIRLTLVACSIICATLCGLGGPYLMGRAIDQCISAGITDGLLPIISGMAVVYLLANGFQLAAAWVMAGVSQQALQQLRNNLFTHIQRLPLVFFDRLPAGELMSRLTNDIDAVNQAVSQNVTTLLAGTLSLVGIVIAMFVLDFRLALATLLVVPILLGFTRFVAKYTRKGYRELQERLGNLNAISEEAISGQKVIKAFGRDQAVIDTFRQENEQVYRAGVYANTYSMLLMPVTGVLGNFFVIILAALGGCLALRGMVSVGVIATFITYGQNFIQPLRLLANIYNSIQAALAGAERIFAILDTPPENDQGKPLPDPIQGEVIFQQVQFGYLPDHPVVREMSLSVQPGQTVALVGPTGAGKTTVMNLLTRFYEINGGRILLDGHDLRDFAPSELRQRIGLVPQETFLFAQSVMENIRFGRLEASDEECIEAARLADADHFIRQLPHGYHTDLAERAGNLSQGQRQLLAIARAILARPSILILDEATSSVDTRTEVRIQQALLRIMERQTSFVIAHRLSTIRDADLVVVIDDGRIAEQGTHQQLLAKQGLYHHLYTSQFKGKAI, from the coding sequence ATGAGTCAAGAGTCGGCTCCTCGCTCAGCCCGAGCAGGTCTGGCACCGCCACGACCGGGTGCAGTCGGTCGGATCGAAACCGCAGTCAACCCGAAGGGAGCACTGCAACGACTGCTACCCTACCTGCGCCCCTTTACCATCCGGTTAACACTGGTTGCCTGCAGTATTATCTGCGCCACCCTCTGCGGACTGGGCGGTCCCTATCTGATGGGCCGGGCTATCGACCAGTGTATCAGCGCCGGGATCACCGATGGGCTGTTGCCCATTATTTCCGGTATGGCTGTTGTGTATCTGTTGGCCAATGGGTTTCAACTGGCTGCCGCCTGGGTTATGGCCGGGGTCTCGCAACAGGCTTTACAGCAGCTGCGCAACAACCTCTTTACCCATATCCAGCGGTTACCCCTGGTATTTTTTGATCGTCTTCCCGCTGGCGAACTGATGAGCCGGCTGACCAACGACATCGATGCCGTTAATCAGGCGGTCTCGCAAAACGTAACCACCCTGCTTGCCGGTACCCTGTCGCTGGTCGGTATTGTGATTGCCATGTTTGTGCTTGATTTCCGGCTGGCACTGGCCACGCTTCTGGTTGTGCCGATCCTCCTTGGCTTTACCCGTTTTGTGGCTAAATACACCCGTAAAGGCTATCGGGAGCTGCAGGAACGGTTGGGCAACCTCAATGCCATCAGCGAAGAGGCCATTTCCGGACAAAAGGTGATCAAGGCCTTTGGCCGCGACCAGGCCGTGATCGACACCTTCAGGCAGGAAAACGAACAGGTGTACCGTGCCGGAGTCTATGCCAACACCTACAGTATGCTGCTTATGCCGGTCACCGGCGTGCTCGGTAATTTTTTTGTGATTATTCTTGCAGCCCTGGGTGGCTGTCTGGCTCTGCGCGGCATGGTCTCTGTGGGAGTGATTGCCACCTTCATCACCTATGGCCAAAACTTTATTCAGCCACTGCGTCTGCTGGCCAACATCTATAACTCCATCCAGGCTGCCTTGGCCGGGGCAGAGCGTATCTTTGCCATCCTTGACACTCCACCGGAAAACGATCAGGGAAAACCCCTGCCGGATCCGATCCAAGGCGAAGTTATCTTCCAACAGGTGCAGTTCGGCTATCTGCCGGATCATCCGGTGGTGCGGGAGATGAGTTTGAGTGTACAACCCGGTCAGACCGTAGCCCTGGTAGGGCCGACCGGTGCCGGCAAAACCACGGTCATGAATCTTCTGACGAGATTTTATGAAATCAACGGCGGTCGCATCCTGTTGGATGGCCACGACCTGCGTGACTTTGCCCCTTCGGAGTTACGGCAACGGATCGGTCTGGTGCCACAGGAGACCTTCTTATTTGCCCAATCCGTAATGGAGAATATCCGTTTCGGCCGACTTGAGGCCAGTGATGAGGAGTGTATCGAGGCAGCCCGACTTGCCGATGCCGATCACTTTATCCGGCAGTTACCCCACGGCTATCACACCGATCTTGCTGAACGGGCGGGCAACCTCAGCCAGGGACAACGACAGCTGCTTGCCATAGCCCGGGCCATTCTCGCCAGGCCTTCAATTCTTATTCTTGACGAGGCCACCAGCAGTGTGGACACACGCACCGAAGTACGCATTCAACAAGCGCTTCTGCGCATTATGGAACGCCAGACCAGTTTTGTCATTGCCCACCGGCTCTCCACGATCCGGGATGCCGACCTGGTGGTGGTTATTGATGACGGCCGCATTGCTGAACAGGGCACCCATCAGCAACTCCTGGCAAAACAGGGTCTGTACCACCACCTCTACACCAGTCAGTTCAAGGGAAAAGCGATTTAA
- a CDS encoding transposase encodes MSEKRNRQRFTKEFKEDAVRLVLEQAYSGIEVARRLGVSPSNVTRCAGFGSIVMKSGNSARRERASASPRQRSAGRKRESAAADGARSIKKSRGLLCERVQLRFDFIRQYKKAYPVALMCKALVKIWICCRLMGCSLVMYATRFYSSSGLAVDDRALR; translated from the coding sequence ATGAGTGAGAAAAGAAACAGGCAGCGATTTACCAAAGAATTCAAAGAGGACGCCGTCCGACTGGTTTTGGAGCAGGCCTACAGCGGCATCGAGGTTGCCCGGCGTCTTGGTGTCAGCCCTTCCAACGTGACCCGCTGCGCTGGGTTCGGGAGTATCGTGATGAAAAGCGGCAACTCAGCGAGACGGGAAAGAGCCAGCGCGAGCCCGAGGCAGAGATCTGCCGGTAGAAAAAGAGAATCAGCGGCTGCAGATGGAGCGAGAAGTATTAAAAAAAGCCGCGGCCTTCTTTGCGAAAGAGTCCAACTGAGGTTCGACTTTATCCGGCAGTATAAGAAGGCCTATCCAGTGGCCTTGATGTGCAAGGCGCTGGTGAAGATCTGGATTTGCTGCCGGCTCATGGGTTGCTCATTGGTTATGTATGCCACACGTTTTTACTCATCATCCGGTTTGGCTGTAGATGACAGGGCGTTACGATGA
- a CDS encoding antitoxin VbhA family protein: protein MTREQQISHNLKAVENAVAQQTLEGLEVPPDVVAEMKRAARGELEIEEGIRITVRRFMHGKIRGQRPLP, encoded by the coding sequence ATGACGAGAGAACAACAAATCAGCCATAATTTGAAGGCCGTGGAGAACGCCGTGGCCCAGCAAACGCTCGAAGGGTTGGAAGTTCCGCCGGATGTCGTCGCAGAGATGAAGCGAGCGGCCCGAGGCGAGCTTGAGATTGAGGAAGGTATCCGCATCACAGTTCGCAGGTTTATGCATGGCAAAATACGAGGGCAAAGACCATTACCTTGA